The genomic window gggcacctggctggttcagttagtggagcatttgactcttgactgCAGCATTTCAggggcatgagttcaagcccccacactGGATGTCATTTACtcaataatacacacacacacacacacacacacatgaaaaaaataatggcaagcacttattgagttcttactctgtgccaagcactgcatAAAGTGCTttccatgtattaattcatttaattaaattttgtgaggtgtcattttttttatgttttatttagtttttgagagaaagagcatgagtggaggaaggacagaggattcaaaagcaggctctgcactgacaggctgacagcagagagcctgatgtggggctcaaagtcaccaacccagagatcatgatgagccaaagtcagatgcccaactgactgaaccacccaggcgcccagattGTCATTTTCAAACAGGGCCAGAGATGTGAAGTAATGCACCCTAGGAACAtcaggattggaacccaggcgGTGAGCCCCCTCAATAATGGCCTCCATATGACCTGTGCCCCACCTCTGCCCAAGCCCCAGCCTTGCATAAACCTCTAAGGGCCTagctctcctcctcttcctgctcttACAGTCTGGTATGGTCCCCACTCCTGCCCTGAAACCTGACTCATGTTCCCCACCCATAGCCAAACCTAAGCAGTCCTGAGCCTACACtgtctgtgctccctctctcattcACCACTCAGTGATACCCTCAGGTGTCCACACACGTAGTATCCCAGACACTGCACTCACTACAGTTACTATTGCCAATAGCCATTTCTTAAGCCTTCTCATATGTGACTTTTGGAATCATCTGCCCTCATTGTCCATTCCCACCTTCCCCTTCATGTCCCTGACATAcctgcccctttttctctgcccaagGTTTTAATGCTTTGCCCTTCCTGGGCTCCCATGAGGCTAGAGGATCTTCCTAAAACCAAATCTGGCCCTGTCCTTCCTCTGTCTAGAACCTGTTACAGCTCTCCAATGCCCCCCAGTAATGTCTGAACACCCCCTGAACGTGACACTCACAGCCCTGCGTGGCCTGACCATGCCCACTGCTCTACTTCCTTTCACTCAGTTCTCTCAGATCCaagttcaaattctggctttgcAACTTCCTAGCTGAGTGGCTGTGAGCAAGCAGTTTTGCCTCCTTGAACCCCAGGTTCCTCCTCCAGAAAATGGGGCCAGTAACTCCCATTTCTCAGGGTAGTCTTAAGGATTCAATGCAATCATGGTCATAAGAGCCCTCACAATCTAGCCCCTGCTAACCCCTCCCAGCCTTTGTCTCTGCACCCTACCCCCTTTCCAGCATTGAGAATGGAATtcaacaaaaaacaccaaaagcacCTTCCCTTGTTGGCCTTCGCATGAGTTATTCCAAGAGCAACACTTGTCTCCCCTCTACCCCTAGAGTTATTCCTCGTTCCTCAGGCCCCAATTCACATGTGTCTTTCTCCAGGAAGCTCTCTTGATCCCTTAGTCTGCATCGGGTACCTCCTAGGTTCAAATAGTCCACTGGGCTTCCCCATTCATAAATCTAAACCCACTTGGCCCTGAGCTTCTCCTCTCATGCTCGATCACTCTGCCCTGAGCTTCCCTACCCCAAATGTAACCATTCTGAGCTGTCACTGTCTGGTGATTTGCCTCTCCTCCAGTGGACTGTGAGTGACGTGAGGGTGGGAACTGGGGGTGTTTCGCTCACTGGAGCTGCTTGCCTCAGGGCCAGACTCAGAGAAGACCTCGCCCATAGGAGGTAGAACAAATCCCCACCCAGGAAGAGAGCTGGGGTATATCACTCACGGAACATAGCATCCAGCCTGACCAGGCAGCTGATGAAGTTGTCAAAATCCATGTTCCCTCCTTCATCTGAGTAGCGCCGGATGATCATGTTGTAGAGATGTTCATTCAGGTGGAACCCTGAGAATGGTTTCATTTCTCAGGTGTGAGGCCCACAAGGCCCaacccactcccacccctgggACTCACCCTCAGACCAGCGCACTAGGGGctgttttacccatccccccacccagtccAACCATGTCCCTGCCAGCCGTACCTGCTGCCTCAAAGGCTGCTGGGAGTTCACTGCTGCCAATGGTACCTGAACGGTCAACATCAAACTGTTTATATATGGcctgtggggacagggagagaagaagtCAACTGAACATTGTGGGGCATGGCATCTTCATGGCTTGAGGGTCTCTATGCTAGGAGTGTGAGGTTACCACGCACCTGCCACTTTTTGATGTTGTTCCACAAGTACTTGAATTCCTGGAAGCCCAGCTTGCCTGTGGTGTCACTCTGGTAGAAGGGTGTTAAGAATAGTGTGATGGTTGTACCCAGAGGCATGCACTGTATGCCATGGAATAATGACCAAGCAGGGGGACCTGGGCTAAAACCCTagctcccatcccaccccagtcATGTCACCTTGGAtatggttttacttttctttttatccatacGTAGTTTAGTTcataaatttttaagattttattttttatttttttttattttttgagagagagagagacagaaacagaatgtgagtgggggaggggcagagggagggagacacagaatctgaagaaggctccagactctgagctgttagcacagagcccgacatggggctcgaactcacaaattgtgagatcatgatctgagcaagtcagacacttaaccaactgagccacccaggtgcctcaagattttacttttaagtaatctctacacctaacatggggctcgaatttacaaccccaagatcaaaagtcacatgctccactaactgatctagccaggtgcccctatattgcTAATTTAAACATAA from Panthera tigris isolate Pti1 chromosome E2, P.tigris_Pti1_mat1.1, whole genome shotgun sequence includes these protein-coding regions:
- the CAPNS1 gene encoding calpain small subunit 1 isoform X2 — protein: MEVSATELMNILNKVVTRHPDLKTDGFGIDTCRSMVAVMDSDTTGKLGFQEFKYLWNNIKKWQAIYKQFDVDRSGTIGSSELPAAFEAAGFHLNEHLYNMIIRRYSDEGGNMDFDNFISCLVRLDAMFRAFKSLDKDGTGQIQVNIQEWLQLTMYS